A single region of the Fusarium fujikuroi IMI 58289 draft genome, chromosome FFUJ_chr05 genome encodes:
- a CDS encoding related to maltose permease (MalP) — MRLHWWNSTPSTSTNSKMGPSSEAIPIPTDARPIPLPELPEFATGSPRSSEPELESLPNDLTNSLWLPHSHASDSTTRRVYRGFAEEKEATFFSCCRQYPKAVGWSLLLFLTVVMEAYDKSLVTGLFAFPAFREKYGEPILPKDTPAEDQMYEISPSWQMGLQNAAIACEIIGLLAHGYITDLIGYRKMMLASLFWMCIAVFPAFFADSIGVLLTSQALSGLSWGVIEILAATYSAEVVPNALRPFVLSSINMCWLVGQVIGTGILRSLVHETSQWSYRLPFALQWAWAIPLLFGVWFAPDSPWWLIRHERTDEARKSLTRLTNKNSTDIEDTISLMKHTNKMEKDSNYGGASYRDLFKGVNRRRTEISCIAWVCQAFSGWSLTSYAPYFFEQAGFSASISFNLSTACYGVGIIGGIIAWILLPFVGRRKLYIYGLLTPICLLTAGGVVWVVLSDRTGANWTLGGLIIAMTFIYDMTIGPVCYIVVAEIPSTRLRVKTVALARVTYNLCLIFNNIIMPKMLNPSAWNIGGASCFLYAGTSFFCLIWCYIRLPETRNLTYLELDILFERKAPTPKFKELQDRLEDSAYLSMTRAERLTNWHGWLAYS; from the exons ATGAGACTACACTGGTGGAATTCAACACCAtccaccagcaccaactcAAAGATGGGCCCTTCCAGCGAAGCTATACCCATCCCCACTGATGCACGCCCCATTCCTCTGCCAGAGTTGCCAGAGTTCGCGACAGGTTCGCCCAGGAGCAGCGAGCCCGAGCTGGAATCTCTACCAAACGACCTCACCAATTCACTATGGCTACCGCATTCTCATGCCTCTGATTCAACAACGAGGCGAGTCTATCGCGGTTTCgcagaagagaaagaagccacCTTCTTTTCATGCTGTCGGCAGTACCCAAAGGCAGTGGGATGGTCGTTATTGCTCTTCCTGACAGTGGTCATGGA AGCTTATGACAAGTCACTTGTTACTGGCCTCTTTGCTTTTCCCGCATTCAGAGAGAAATATGGAGAGCCAATTCTACCAAAGGACACCCCAGCTGAAGATCAGATGTACGAGATCTCGCCGTCATGGCAGATGGGTCTGCAGAACGCCGCAATTGCATGTGAAATCATTGGACTTTTGGCACACGGCTACATCACGGATCTTATTGGGTACCGAAAGATGATGCTTGCCAGTTTGTTTTGGATGTGTATCGCTGTGTTTCCTGCCTTTTTCGCCGACAGTATCGGCGTCCTATTAACCTCACAAGCTCTCTCTG GGCTGTCATGGGGTGTCATCGAAATTCTTGCTGCGACTTATTCAGCTGAAGTCGTGCCAAATGCTTTGCGACCGTTTgtcctcagcagcatcaacatgtGCTGGCTGGTCGGACAAGTCATCGGCACCGGCATCCTCCGGTCTCTCGTTCATGAAACCTCTCAATGGTCTTATAGACTTCCCTTTGCGCTTCAATGGGCGTGGGCGATACCGTTGTTGTTCGGCGTTTGGTTCGCGCCCGACAGCCCTT GGTGGCTAATACGCCATGAACGAACGGACGAGGCGAGAAAATCTCTGACTCGTCTTACTAACAAGAATAGTACTGATATAGAGGATACTATCTCACTAATGAAGCACACCAacaagatggagaaggacTCCAACTACGGAGGAGCCAGCTATCGAGATCTCTTCAAAGGAGTCAATCGTCGACGAACAGAGATTTCATGTATTGCCTGGGTCTGCCAAGCATTCAGCGGCTGGTCACTCACATCTTATGCACCTTATTTCTTCGAACAGGCTGGTTTCAGCGCCTCCATATCCTTCAACCTCTCAACCGCCTGCTATGGCGTTGGCATCATCGGCGGCATCATTGCCTGGATCCTACTCCCCTTCGTGGGTCGTCGGAAACTATACATATACGGATTGCTCACACCCATCTGCTTGTTGACCGCTGGCGGCGTGGTATGGGTGGTGCTGAGCGATCGCACTGGTGCGAACTGGACCTTGGGCGGTTTGATCATCGCCATGACTTTTATTTACGACATGACCATCGGCCCCGTTTGTTATATCGTGGTAGCCGAAATACCTTCCACCCGACTGCGAGTCAAAACCGTTGCTCTCGCACGGGTTACATATAACCTCTGTTTAATATTCAATaacatcatcatgcccaAGATGCTCAACCCATCTGCTTGGAACATTGGCGGCGCGTCATGTTTCCTCTACGCAGGaacgagcttcttctgtctGATATGGTGTTATATCAGATTACCCGAGACGAGAAACTTGACATACCTCGAATTAGATATCTTGTTTGAGAGAAAAGCACCCACGCCAAAGTTCAAGGAGCTTCAGGATAGGCTTGAGGACAGTGCGTATCTGTCCATGACGAGGGCGGAGCGATTGACGAACTGGCATGGCTGGTTAGCATATTCATAA